A genome region from Numida meleagris isolate 19003 breed g44 Domestic line chromosome 14, NumMel1.0, whole genome shotgun sequence includes the following:
- the GRK3 gene encoding beta-adrenergic receptor kinase 2, which yields MPLIRCEGLCCCSELSSQCSLQPCWPGRADLFLSSSQTGDCSIRSVMQKYLEERGELTFDKIFHQKIGFLLFKDYCMNEIDEAVPQLKFYEEIKEYEKLDSEEERLSRSRQIYDTYIMKELLSCSHPFSKQAVDHVQTHLSKKQVPASLFQPYIEEICDSLRGKIFQKFMESDKFTRFCQWKNVELNIHLTMNDFSVHRIIGRGGFGEVYGCRKADTGKMYAMKCLDKKRIKMKQGETLALNERIMLSLVSTGDCPFIVCMTYAFHTPDKLCFILDLMNGGDLHYHLSQHGVFSEKEMRFYATEIILGLEHMHNRFVVYRDLKPANILLDEHGHVRISDLGLACDFSKKKPHASVGTHGYMAPEVLQKGTAYDSSADWFSLGCMLFKLLRGHSPFRQHKTKDKHEIDRMTLTVNVELPDSFSPELKSLLEGLLQRDVSKRLGCQGRSAQEVKEHPFFKGIDWQQVYLQKYPPPLIPPRGEVNAADAFDIGSFDEEDTKGIKLLDSDQELYKNFPLVISERWQQEVAETVYDAVNADTDKIEARKRAKNKQLGHEEDYALGKDCIMHGYMLKLGNPFLTQWQRRYFYLFPNRLEWRGEGESRQNLLTMEQIVSVEETQIKDKKCILLRIKGGKQFVLQCESDPEFVQWKKELTEAFTEAQRLLRRAPKFLNKSRSTVVELSKPPLSHRNSNGL from the exons atgCCTTTGATCAGGTGtgaagggctgtgctgctgcagtgagctcagctcccagtgcagcctgcagccctgctggccaGGTCGGGCTGACCTGTTCCTTTCCAGTTCACAGACTGGGGACTGCAG catcCGCAGTGTCATGCAGAAATACCTCGAGGAAAGGGGTGAATTAACCTTCGACAAGATCTTCCATCAGAAAATTG gatttttgcTCTTCAAAGACTATTGCATGAATGAAATCGATGAAGCCGTCCCTCAGCTGAAGTTCTACGAAGAG ATCAAAGAGTACGAGAAGCTGGACTCCGAGGAGGAGCGCCTGAGCAGGAGCCGCCAGATCTACGACACGTACATCATGAaggagctgctctcctgctcccaT cCTTTCTCCAAACAAGCTGTAGATCACGTGCAAACGCATCTATCCAAGAAGCAAGTGCCAGCCAGCCTCTTCCAG CCATATATAGAAGAAATCTGTGATAGCCTCCGaggaaaaatattccaaaaattTATGGAAAG tgaCAAGTTTACTAGATTCTGTCAATGGAAAAATGTAGAGCTAAATATTCAT CTGACCATGAATGATTTTAGTGTACATAGAATAATTGGAAGAGGGGGATTTGGTGAAGTGTACGgttgcagaaaagcagacacTGGAAAAAT GTATGCAATGAAATGTTTAGATAAGAAGAGAATCAAGATGAAGCAAGGAGAAACATTAGCcttaaatgaaagaattatGCTGTCTCTTGTCAGTACGGGA GACTGCCCTTTCATAGTGTGTATGACCTATGCCTTCCACACCCCTGACAAACTTTGTTTCATTCTGGACCTGATGAATG GAGGAGATTTGCACTACCACCTCTCCCAGCACGgagtgttttctgaaaaagaaatgaggttTTATGCTACTGAAATCATCCTGGGCTTAGAACACATGCACAATCGCTTCGTGGTGTACCGAGACCTAAAG CCTGCAAATATCTTGCTGGATGAACATGGGCACGTGAGGATATCAGATCTGGGGCTGGCTTGTGATTTCTCCAAAAAGAAGCCGCATGCTAGCGT AGGCACCCACGGATACATGGCCCCAGAGGTGCTGCAGAAGGGAACGGCGTATGACAGCAGTGCAGACTGGTTCTCATTGGGCTGCATGCTTTTCAAGCTTCTGAGAGG tcACAGTCCTTTCAGACAGCACAAAACCAAAGATAAGCACGAGATCGACCGGATGACGCTCACCGTG aatgtgGAGTTACCAGATTCGTTTTCTCCTGAACTCAAATCCCTTTTGGAAGGGCTCCTGCAGCGCGACGTTAGCAAGCGGCTTGGATGCCAAGGGAGAAG tgcaCAAGAAGTGAAAGAACATCCTTTCTTCAAGGGGATTGATTGGCAGCAAGTGTATTTACAAAAG TATCCTCCCCCACTGATTCCTCCCCGAGGAGAAGTAAATGCAGCAGATGCTTTTGATATTGGGTCGTTTGATGAAGAGGACACTAAAGGCATTAAG tTGCTCGATAGTGACCAGGAGTTATATAAGAACTTCCCTCTGGTAATATCGGAGCGTTGGCAGCAAGAAGTAGCAGAAACTGTTTATGATGCAGTAAATGCAGACACCGATAAAATCGAGGCCAGAAAAAGGGCTAAAAATAAGCAGCTTGGCCACGAGGAAG ATTATGCACTTGGGAAGGATTGCATTATGCACGGGTACATGCTGAAGCTGGGGAACCCGTTCTTGACTCAGTGGCAACGGCGTTACTTTTACCTCTTCCCAAACCGACTGGAGTGGCGAGGAGAAGGAGAATCACGG CAAAACCTATTGACAATGGAACAGATAGTATCTGTCGAAGAAACGCAAATTAAAGATAAGAAATGCATCCTGCTGAGAATTAAAGGAGGAAAGCAGTTTGTCCTGCAGTGCGAG AGCGACCCAGAATTTGTTCAGTGGAAAAAAGAGCTGACGGAAGCTTTCACTGAGGCACAGAGGTTGCTGCGCCGGGCGCCCAAGTTTCTCAATAAATCTCGCTCGACAGTCGTAGAGCTCTCAAAGCCGCCGCTCAGCCACAGGAATAGCAATGGTCTGTAG